Below is a window of Clavibacter michiganensis subsp. tessellarius DNA.
ACGCGAGGCGGAGGACGAGGAGGGTCAGCTCGGTCATGACGCTCCCCAGAACCCGTCGTCGCTGCGCGAGCGCTGCGGCTCGCGTCCGCCGCGCTCCTCGGTGGCCTGCGGGACGACCCGGAAGGTGATGGCGGTGCGGCCGATGCGGATGACGGACTCGGGCGGCAGCGGCGCCTTGGTGACCGGCGCGCCGTTGAGCTCGGAGCCGTTCGTGGAGCCGAGGTCGCGGACCTGGGCGCGGGATCCGTCCCACGCGATCTCCACGTGGCGGCGCGAGGTGCCCGGGTCGTCGACCGTGATGTCGGCGTCGCTGCCGCGGCCGATGACCGTGCGGCCCACGGCGAGCGGGTGGCGCGTGCCGGCGACGTCGACGACGGGCATCCACGTGACGCTGCCCTCGACCGTGCGGCTGTCGATGCCGAGGACGCCCTCGGACAGCTGGTCGTCGCGGCGGAAGGTGACCTGCACGACGCCGGCGAACTGGTAGCCCTGCGTGGACGCGTGGCGCTCGACGGCCTGGCGCAGCTCGTCGGTGAGCGTGGAGCCGAGGGACGCGATGCGCTCGTGGTCGGCGCGGGAGACGCGGAGCGTGAAGGAGTTGGGGACGAGGATGAGGTCGCGGTCGACGATGGCGGCATGCGTGTCGAGCTCGCGTCGCAGCTGCGCGACGATCTCCACGGGCTGCAGGCCGGACTTGAAGGTCTTCACGAAGGCGCCGTTGACGGCGCGCTCGAGGCCCTTCTCGAAGTTGTCCAGGATTCCCACGTGTGATCCGTCCTCGCGCGGTCCTTCCGCGGATGAATAGTGCGATGTTAGCCAACTCGCGGGGCGGCGCCCTGGACACGGGCCTCGGGGTGGGTGCGGATCATCCTCGCGGACGGCCGGATGCGGGCCGCCGGGGCGCGGTGGCGGCGCGGGATCGGCTCCGCGGCGTGATAATGTCGTCCGGTTGGCGCGAGTGGCGGAATTGGTAGACGCGCACGGTTCAGGTCCGTGTGTCCGTGAGGACGTGGGGGTTCAAGTCCCCCCTCGCGCACCAGCAGGGAAGAAGGCCCCCGGGGAACCGGGGGCCTTCTCGCGTCTCCGGGGCGCGCGTCTCGGGGGCGTGCGCCTCCTGGGCGGGCGTCTCCGGGGCGCGCCGCCGCGGCGGCAGGACCTCCGACCCGGTCGCCGCCGAGACCAGCCGATCGGCGGCGCGGGTCAGCCGATGGGCGGAGGGATCGGATCCCGCGGCCGACGCGGCGGGGTGCCCTCCCTCCGCACACTGGGGACGTGACGCCCCCGACGCTCGCCCCCGCCGCCCGATCGCTGCCCGCCGACCCCGCGGACCGGCCGCCCACCGCGCCCGCGTCCGCGCCCGCCGTCGCCCGTCCGACCGGCGCCGCGCGGACGCTCCTCCGGACGCTCGCCCGCCACCCGCTCGCCGCGCTCGCCGTCCCCGCCGGCAGCGCGTGGATGGGCGTGATGGCCGGGCTGGGCGAGCTCGCGCATCCCGCCGCGACCGCCATCGCGCTCGCCGTCGTCGTGGCCGTGCTGGCCTGGTCGGAGAGCCGCATCGGGATCGTGCGCACCGCGCTCGTCGCCGGGCTCGGCTCGCTCGCGCCGGTCGCCGTCGCCTCCCTCCTCATCGCCGTGGGCCTCGCGCTCGGCGACCTCTACTCCCAGCTCGACGCGGCCGACCGGCTGTGGGCGCCGTCCGTCGTGATCGTCGCGGTCGCCGCCGCCGCCAGCCGCGGCCTCGCGCCGGCCCACCGCGACGGGCTCCGCGCCGCCGTGCTCGCGGCGGTGCTCGCCGGCCTCCTCGCCGGCGGCCACGGCGTCGACCTCACGCGCGGCGTCGCGCTGCTCATCGGGATGGGCCTCGGCCGGGTCCTCGTGCCGCTCTCCACCCGCCCCGCCTGGCACGACGCCGCCACGTCCCACGCCCGGGTGGTCGCCGCCACGATGCTCGGCACGGTCACCCTCAGCTGGTGGATCGCCGCGGTGTCCGGCGACGCGATCGGCGTGCTCAGCACCATGGGCTCCCTGCTCGACCCCGGCAGCACCGTGGTCGTGCTGTGCGTCCTGATCCTCGCGGTCGCGCTGCTGCTCCGCGGACGGCGCCTCGGGCTCGTGATGGGCATCACGGCCCTCCTGCTCGTCACCGGCCTCCTCGCCTGGTACTACACGGTCATCCCGCTCGCCGAGGACTGGTTCACCTTCTCCGTCGCGTCGTGGACCGACCTCGAGGTGCCCGCGCTCGTGCTCACCACCTGGCTCGTTCCGGCGGCCGCGCTGGTCGTGCTCGTCGTCCGCCGCCGGTCCTTCACGATGCGCGCCGCCGCCGGGGAGCGCTCCGCCGGGCGCGAGCGCGTGCTCGCGCAGCTGGCGCGGGCGGACGCCGGATCCCTCGGGTTCATGGGCACGTGGGCCGGCAGCAGCCACTGGTTCGCGGCCGACGACGTCGCATCCTCGGACGGCGCGTCCTCCGACGGCGCGGTCGCGCACGGGGCCGTCGCGTACCGGGCCGCGCACGGCGTCGCCCTCACGGTGTCGGACCCGATCGCGACCACCGCCGACGCACCCGCGACGATCCGCGCCTTCGCCCGGCACTGCTCCGCGCGCGGCCTCGTGCCGGCGTTCTACAGCATCCACTCGCAGCACCTGCCGGTCTTCGCGGAGCTCGGCTGGAGCGTCACGCCGGTGGCCGAGGAGGCCGTGATCGACCTCGCGGGCTTCTCGACCTCGGGCAAGCGCCGCCAGGACCTGCGCACGGCCACGAACCGCGCCGCGCGCGACGGCGTCGACGCGCTGTGGGGCACCTACCGCACGCTGCCCGAGCCCCTCCGCCGCGCGGTCGACGCGCTGAGCGGCGACTGGGTCGACGCGAAGGCGCTGCCCGAGATGGGCTTCACGCTCGGCGGCCTGCGCGAGCTCGACGACCCCGAGGTGCGGATGCTGCTCGCCGTCGACGCCGCCGGCCGGGTGCACGGCGTCACCAGCTGGCTGCCCGTGTTCCGCGACGGCCGCCTCGTGGGCCGCACGCTCGACGTCATGCGCCGCGGCGCGGATCCGATGCCGGGCGTGATGGAGTTCCTCATCGCGACCGCCGCCCGCGCCTTCCAGGGGGAGGGCCTCGAGACGCTGAGCCTGTCGGGCACGCCGCTCGCGGGCGTCGGCCGGGGCCTCGCCGGGGGACCCGTCGACCGGGTGGTCGCGCGCCTGCTGGCCGCGACCGGACGCGCGCTCGAGCCGTCCTACGGCTTCACCTCGCTGCTGCGCTTCAAGGCCAAGTTCGACCCGCGGTACGAGACCCTCTGGCTCGCCTGCCCGACCGCGGCCGACCTCGCGCCGATCGGGCGCGCCCTCACCTCCGCCTACGTGCCGACGCTGCGGATCCGGCAGCTCGTGGGCGCGCTGCGGGCGGCGGGCGTCGCGCGGCGGGAGGCGCGGCGCGCGAACCGGGCGGCGAGGCGCGCGGCGCGGGGCGCTAGCCTCGGCCACGCGGGGGACCGCGACGGCGCGACGGGCGTCGGCGGCGGATCCGCCACGGGGAGGCGGGACGCGTGAGCCACGCATCCGGGGCGCGCGACGACGCGGCCGTCCCCACCGAGCCGACCGGGCCCGTCGTGACGGTCGTCGTGGTCGACGACGAGTCGCTCGTGCGCTCGGGCATCGCGATGGTGCTGGGCGCCTCGCCGCGGATCGCCGTGCGGGCCGCCGTCTCGAGCGACACCGCGGTGGCGACCGTGCGCGAGCACGCGCCCGACGTGGTGCTCCTCGACATCCGGATGCCCGCGCCCGACGGCCTCATGATCCTCGCCGAGCTGATGGCGGAGCCCCGGCCGCCCGCCGTCGCCATGCTCACCACGTTCGACACCGACGACCAGGTGCTGGAGGCGCTGCACCGCGGCGCGTCGGGCTTCCTGCTCAAGGACACGGATCCGGAGCAGCTCGCTCGGCACGTGCTCACGCTCGCGTCCGGCGGCATCGTGCTGGCGCCCGGCCTCCGGCCCGGCCGGCTCTTCCGCTCGCTCGAGGACGACGCCGAGCGGGCCCGCGTCGCGCGGCTCGGCGACCGAGAGACCATCGTGCTCACGGCGCTCGCCCGCGGGCTCTCGAACGCGGAGATCGTGGCCGAGTGCGGGCTGACGCTCGGGACGGTCAAGGAGACGGTGAGCTCCATCGTGCAGGCGCTCGGCGTCGGCTCGCGCGTGGAGGCGGCCGTCGTCGCCGACCGCGCGGGGCTCGTGCCGCGGCGGTGATCCGATGATGCGGCTGACGAGGCGGGCGCTCGCCGCGGGCGGCGCGGCCGACGCCGACCGGGGCGCGGACGCGGACGCGGACGCGGACGCGCTCGACGCCGCCGCCGATCCCGCGGGCCGCCCGACCGCCGCCGACCGCGTGCGCGCCGCGCTCGTCGACCTGCTCGTGGCCGGCGTCGCCACGGCCCTGTCCTACGGGTTCCTCTCCGCCGCGCAGTCGTCGGGGGAGGTCGCCGCGGGGATCGCCGCCTGCCTCGGCCTCGTGCTCCGCCGCCGCTGGCCGTGGCTGAGCGTGCTGGCCGCGCTGCCGGCCTTCTACCTGAGCATCGCGTACGTCCCGCTCGTGATCGCCCTCTTCGACCTCGGCCTCTCGCGCGCGCCGCGATGGCAGGTCGCGGTGGCGGCGGTCGGATCCGTGGTCGCGTACATGGCGCCGCTCTGGCCGCCGGAGGACGTGCCCTTCCTGGTCGAGCCGCTCGTGGACGCGACCATCTACACGGTCGGGCCGGCGCTGCTCGGCGCGTTCCTCCGCGAGCGGCGGACGGCCCGGGCGCAGCTCGTGGAGCTCCGGGCCGCGCAGTCGCTCGGGCAGCGGCAGGCCGCCGAGGTGGCGCTCTCGCGGGAGCGGGCGGTGCTCGCGCGCGAGATGCACGACGTGGTCTCGCACCAGGTCAGCCTCATCGCCGTGCAGGCCGGGGCGATGCAGGTGGGCGCGGCCGACGAGCGCTCCCGGGAGGCCGCGCGCACGATCCGCGGGCTCAGCACGGTGACGCTCGAGGAGCTGCGCGGCATGGTCGAGGTGCTGCGCGCCGCGGGCGGGGAGCGGCGCGAGCTCGCGCCGCAGCCGACCCTGGAGGACGTGCCGGCGCTCGTGGCGGCCAGCGGGATCCGCGTGGAGACCGCCCTCGACCTCCCCGGCGACCTGCCCGCGGCCGCCCAGCGCGCCGTCTACCGGACGGTGCAGGAGGGCCTGACGAACGCGCGCAAGCACGCGACCGGCGCGGCCGTGCGGATCACCGGCCGGCTCGACGCGGGCCACGTGGTGCTCGAGGTGGACGCGGGCGCGCCGACGCTCCCGCTGCTCGACCTGCCGAGCGGACGCCACGGGCTCACCGGCCTCCGCGAGCGGGCCCAGCTGCTCGGCGGCACCCTGACGGCCGAGACGCGGGCCGACGGATCCCACCTTCTGCGGCTGCGCTTCCCGCTCTGAGGCGGACCGGCGCCCCGCGGCTCAGCGGCCGGATGCGGAGGCGGGGACCGCGGCCGGCTCGACGTCGGTCGTGGGCTCCGGGCCGGGCCAGATGGTCCAGCAGACGGCCCAGATGGTGCAGATGCCGAGGAGCGCCGTGAGGCGGACGATCCAGTCCTCGAGCGCCCGGGTCCGCGCGGCGTCGCCGACGAACGCGATGGCGGCGAGCAGCAGGGCGCAGGCGATCGCGTAGGCGACCACCGTGAGGATCCACATCCGCCACTCGTAGCGCACCCTGGCGCGACCGGACCGGGCGGGGCGCGCCGGCGCCGGGCCGCCGGCGAAGCGGTGGGCGAAGCGGGCGTCGAGCCAGCGCACCATCGAGTGGCCGAAGGCGACGGATCCGCCGAGGTACGCGGCGGCGAGGCCGTGGGTCCAGTCGGCGGTCGCCCCGCCGCGGAGGTCGACGGCGGCGGCGACGAGCAGCACGAGGTCCACGACGGGCACGCACGCGAGGAGCACGGCGCCGAGGCGCGGGCGACGGAGGGCGTAGCGGACGGCGAGCCCGGCGGCCAGCACGACCCAGAAGCCGATCTCGCAGGCGATGATGACGACGACGATCATGCGCGGACCCCCCGTGGTTCGGCTGGTCCCCACCGTATCGGCGCGGGGTCCGGCGGCGACGCCCCAGATCGGGGGCGCCCGCCCGACGTGGGATCAGCCCTGGCGGACCTTGTTCCGCGGGTTCTTCTTGTTGATGACGAAGACGCGGCCGCGGCGGCGCACGACCTGCGCGCCGGGGAGCTTCTTCAGGGCCTTGATCGAGTTGCGCACCTTCATGGTGGTCCTTTCGTGAGAACAGTTCTCAATAGACTAGCGCCATGCCCGCTCGCGATCGATCGACCTCCGTGCACCCGCAGCCCCAGCCGCCGTCCGGCGTCGTGCTCGTCGTGGGGGAGGGATCCGCGCTCCGCGCCGTCCTCCGCGACGCCGTCGCCGAGCGCGCGGCCTCGCTCCTCGTGCTGCCGCCGGACGAGGCGGACCCGGTCGAGCCCATCGCGCGCTTCCTCGACGACCTCGCCGAGCTCGGGCCGGGCGCCGAGGCCGTGGTCGGGATCCCCGCCACGGCCGACGCCCGCGCGACCGGCATGGGCCTCGACCTGCTGCTGCGGCAGGAGCGCCGGCTGCAGCGCGCGCTCGGCGGGGTCGGATCCGGCTTCGGGCTCCGCCACGTCGTCTCGGTCGTGCCCGCCGACCGCCTGCACGCCGTCTCCTTCGGCCGCGTCGAGGACGCGTTCACGGAGGCGGAGACGCTCGTCGACCTCGTGGAGTACGCGACCGTCGTGGTCCTCACCGGCATGGCGCGCGTGCCGCAGGAGGCGCGCGGCCTGGTCGTCGCGCTCGTGCGCCGGCTCGCGCCGCGGGCGACCGTGCTCGACGCGCGGCGCCCGCTGGCGCTCGACCGGCTGCCGCGCTGGGGCGACGTGGCCGGCCTCGCCGCCTCCGCCGGCTGGATGCGCGAGCTCACCGCCGCGGGCGTGGCCGCGCGTCCGGCGGACCTCGACCGGCTGACGGGACCCGTGGGATCCGTCGTGGTGGGCGACCCGCGGCCCCTGCACCCGCAGCGCCTCGCCGACGCCGTGGAGGAGGAGCTGCGGCCCGACCGCGCCGGGCTGGTGCTGCGCTCGAAGGGCTTCGTGTCGCTCGCGTCGCGGCCGGGCGAGGTGGGCGGGTGGTCGAGCGTCGGGCCGATGCTCACGCTGCAGCCGACCGGGATCGACCCGTGGACGGAGGAGGCGCCGCACGGGACGGAGATCGCGTTCTTCGGGATCGGGCTGCGGCCGGCCGTCCTGCGGCGCGCGATCGGGCGGGCCGTGCTGACGCCGGCGGAGCTCGCGGCCGGGCCCGACGCGTGGGCGGGGTACGCGGATCCGTTCCCGCGGGTCGACGC
It encodes the following:
- a CDS encoding sensor histidine kinase codes for the protein MRLTRRALAAGGAADADRGADADADADALDAAADPAGRPTAADRVRAALVDLLVAGVATALSYGFLSAAQSSGEVAAGIAACLGLVLRRRWPWLSVLAALPAFYLSIAYVPLVIALFDLGLSRAPRWQVAVAAVGSVVAYMAPLWPPEDVPFLVEPLVDATIYTVGPALLGAFLRERRTARAQLVELRAAQSLGQRQAAEVALSRERAVLAREMHDVVSHQVSLIAVQAGAMQVGAADERSREAARTIRGLSTVTLEELRGMVEVLRAAGGERRELAPQPTLEDVPALVAASGIRVETALDLPGDLPAAAQRAVYRTVQEGLTNARKHATGAAVRITGRLDAGHVVLEVDAGAPTLPLLDLPSGRHGLTGLRERAQLLGGTLTAETRADGSHLLRLRFPL
- a CDS encoding response regulator encodes the protein MSHASGARDDAAVPTEPTGPVVTVVVVDDESLVRSGIAMVLGASPRIAVRAAVSSDTAVATVREHAPDVVLLDIRMPAPDGLMILAELMAEPRPPAVAMLTTFDTDDQVLEALHRGASGFLLKDTDPEQLARHVLTLASGGIVLAPGLRPGRLFRSLEDDAERARVARLGDRETIVLTALARGLSNAEIVAECGLTLGTVKETVSSIVQALGVGSRVEAAVVADRAGLVPRR
- a CDS encoding bifunctional lysylphosphatidylglycerol flippase/synthetase MprF: MTPPTLAPAARSLPADPADRPPTAPASAPAVARPTGAARTLLRTLARHPLAALAVPAGSAWMGVMAGLGELAHPAATAIALAVVVAVLAWSESRIGIVRTALVAGLGSLAPVAVASLLIAVGLALGDLYSQLDAADRLWAPSVVIVAVAAAASRGLAPAHRDGLRAAVLAAVLAGLLAGGHGVDLTRGVALLIGMGLGRVLVPLSTRPAWHDAATSHARVVAATMLGTVTLSWWIAAVSGDAIGVLSTMGSLLDPGSTVVVLCVLILAVALLLRGRRLGLVMGITALLLVTGLLAWYYTVIPLAEDWFTFSVASWTDLEVPALVLTTWLVPAAALVVLVVRRRSFTMRAAAGERSAGRERVLAQLARADAGSLGFMGTWAGSSHWFAADDVASSDGASSDGAVAHGAVAYRAAHGVALTVSDPIATTADAPATIRAFARHCSARGLVPAFYSIHSQHLPVFAELGWSVTPVAEEAVIDLAGFSTSGKRRQDLRTATNRAARDGVDALWGTYRTLPEPLRRAVDALSGDWVDAKALPEMGFTLGGLRELDDPEVRMLLAVDAAGRVHGVTSWLPVFRDGRLVGRTLDVMRRGADPMPGVMEFLIATAARAFQGEGLETLSLSGTPLAGVGRGLAGGPVDRVVARLLAATGRALEPSYGFTSLLRFKAKFDPRYETLWLACPTAADLAPIGRALTSAYVPTLRIRQLVGALRAAGVARREARRANRAARRAARGASLGHAGDRDGATGVGGGSATGRRDA
- a CDS encoding GTP-binding protein, which translates into the protein MPARDRSTSVHPQPQPPSGVVLVVGEGSALRAVLRDAVAERAASLLVLPPDEADPVEPIARFLDDLAELGPGAEAVVGIPATADARATGMGLDLLLRQERRLQRALGGVGSGFGLRHVVSVVPADRLHAVSFGRVEDAFTEAETLVDLVEYATVVVLTGMARVPQEARGLVVALVRRLAPRATVLDARRPLALDRLPRWGDVAGLAASAGWMRELTAAGVAARPADLDRLTGPVGSVVVGDPRPLHPQRLADAVEEELRPDRAGLVLRSKGFVSLASRPGEVGGWSSVGPMLTLQPTGIDPWTEEAPHGTEIAFFGIGLRPAVLRRAIGRAVLTPAELAAGPDAWAGYADPFPRVDAG
- the ykgO gene encoding type B 50S ribosomal protein L36, with the translated sequence MKVRNSIKALKKLPGAQVVRRRGRVFVINKKNPRNKVRQG
- a CDS encoding FhaA domain-containing protein, with product MGILDNFEKGLERAVNGAFVKTFKSGLQPVEIVAQLRRELDTHAAIVDRDLILVPNSFTLRVSRADHERIASLGSTLTDELRQAVERHASTQGYQFAGVVQVTFRRDDQLSEGVLGIDSRTVEGSVTWMPVVDVAGTRHPLAVGRTVIGRGSDADITVDDPGTSRRHVEIAWDGSRAQVRDLGSTNGSELNGAPVTKAPLPPESVIRIGRTAITFRVVPQATEERGGREPQRSRSDDGFWGAS